The following is a genomic window from Hymenobacter chitinivorans DSM 11115.
GCTACAGCCTGGGCTTCGAGGAACCGGCCCACTTCAACAACTTCTTCCGCAAGCAGGCCGGCGCCACGCCCACGGCCGTGCGGGCTGTTTGATTTTCGCAAGCATTGGTTTGAATGGGGTAAGCCCTTGGCCCCGCCCCTGCTCTAGTTTTGCAGTGTACCAAAACACGCAACGATGAGTACTTCTCAAACCTGGTTTATTACCGGCGCCTCCCCGGGCCTGGGGCTGGCGCTGGCCCGGCCGCTGCTGGCGGCCGAACCCGCCCCGCCGGTGCACCTGCTGCTGGGCCAAGACGCCTACCAGCGCGCCACCCACCAGCTCCAGGCCCGCCCGCAGGAAATCGAAGCCGGGCCGCCGCTTACGGTTTCCACCGGCTTCGGCGGGCAGTAGCAGGGGCCGAAAAGCGGAGCGGCTGGGGCTTCTATGTTACGATTTTGCTTTTGCCTGCAATAAAATGGGGACCAGCACGTCTGCCTTTGTAGTTACCTCACGCCTTAACCGCTTTTCCTATGCTCTACCAATTCGCAAGCCTCGCCCTGAGCGACTCGCTGACTTATCAAGAAAACAATCCACAACATGACACGCAAGAATATATGGTTCGTGACCGGCGCCTCGAAGGGCCTGGGACTGACCCTGGTACAGCACCTGCTGGCCCACGGCTATGCAGTAGCCGCCACCTCCCGCAACCTGAGCGAGCTGCAGCAGGCCGCGCCGCCTGATACCCCCAATTTCCTGCCCCTGCACATGGACCTCAGTAGTGAGCAAAGCGTGCGGCAGGCCATTGCCCAGGCCATTAGCACCTTTGGCCGCCTCGACGTGGTGGTCAATAATGCCGGCTACGGGCAGCTCGGGGCCCTGGAGGAGCTATCCGACCAGGAAGCCCGGCAGAATTTCGACGTCAACGTGTTTGGCGTGCTCAACGTGCTGCGGGCCGCCACGCCCCACCTGCGGGCCCAGGGCGGGGGCCGGGTGCTCAACATTTCCTCCATCGGGGGCTTTTCCGGCGCGTTTCCGGGCTGGGGCGTGTATTGCGCCACCAAGTTTGCCGTCGATGGCCTCACCGAATCCTACGCCGAGGAGGTTCGGCCCTTCGGCATCCACGTGACGACGGTGAAGCCCGGCTACTTCCGCACCAGCTTCCTGGCCCCGGGCTCGATGGGGCGGCCCGCCGCGCCCATCGGGGCCTACCAGGCGGTGCGCGACTCCCAGCTGCTGCACGAGCAGCAGATCAACGGCAACCAGCCCGGCGACCCAACCAAAGCCGCCGCCGTGCTCCTGGCGCTCAGCGAAGCCGACAACCCGCCGGTGCACTTGTTTCTGGGCGAAGATGCCTACCAGACCGCCCGCCAGAAAATCGAGGCCGTGCAGCACGATATGCAGCAGTGGCAGGCCCGGGCCACGGCCACGGGCTTCGCCAGCGGAGCGTTGTAAGCGTTAAGATGAGGCGGCCCGAGCGGCCCTTTTTACCGGCAAGCCCTTTACTACGACCGTGGTAAAGGGCTTGCTTTATATTCTATATTCTGAAGATTTACTGCCTCTTTTGTACTATCGTATGGCAAGAGCCGGCTGTATCACGTATGGAGGGCTTTTGTTTGTGGTCGGAATCCAGCGGGTTGCCTTGGGGTCAATCAGCCAATTCCGCCTTTAGTAGCCTTCCTACACCCTTTTGCTTTTGCGAACTGTCTACCTCCTACTAGTGCTGCTGGGCCTGCTGACCGCGCCGGCCTTTGCCCAGACCTCCTACCGGCGCGTGAAAGCCCGCAACGGCGACGGGGTCGAAACCCTGCTGCTGCGCCACGGCCTGAACCCGCGCCGCTACGGGGCCGCCTTTAAGCAGCTGAACCAGAAAAACCTGACCCGCCGCCACGGCCTGATTACCGGCCGCACCTACGTGCTGCCCAAGCCCCTGGCAGCCCGCAAGACCACTGCCCGCAAAGCCCCGGCCAGCAACACTACAGCCCGCCGGACCCGCCTTGCCACCGAGGCGCCCGTTGTGGTAAGCAAAACGCCGATTAGCAACGCGGCCTTGTTTGGGCCCCGCTACAACGTGGCCCGGGCGGCCAGCGGCCCGCTGCGGGGCGCGGTCTACTACCTTTCCTCCGGCCACGGCGGCCCCGACCCCGGCGCCATCGGCCAGTACGGCTCCTATAAGCTGGCCGAGGACGAGTACGCCTACGACGTGACCGTGCGCCTGGCCCGGGTGCTGCTTTCCTACGGGGCCCTGGTGTACGTGATGGTGCAGGACCCCAACGACGGAATCCGGGACGAGAACGTGCTGCCCATGGACTACGACGAGGTGCAGTACCCCAACCTGCGCATTCCCCTGAGCCAGGTGCAGCGCCTGCGCCAGCGCATTGCCCAGGTCAATAAGCTGCACGCCCGCCACAAGGGCGCCTACCAGCGCCTGCTGGCCCTGCACGTGGACAGCCGCAGCGTGGGCCAGAACATCGACGTGTTTTTCTACCACCACCCTACCAGCGCCACCGGCCTGCGCCTGGCCAAGAACATTCACAAGGTCTTTACCAACCGCTACAAGCGCGCCCAGCCCAACCGCCCCTACTCGGGCAACGTCTCGGAGCGGGGCACCCTGTATGAGGTGCGCAACAGCCACGCCCCGGCCGTATTTATGGAGCTGGGCAACATCCGCAACCAGAAAGACCAGCGCCGCTTCGTGGTGGCCGACAACCGCCAGGCCCTGGCCAACTGGATTGCCGAGGGCCTGATTGCCGATTATCGGGGCAAGCAGTAGCTCGTTTTTCGGTCCGTAAAACTCCCGCCCTGCTTATGCGCGCTTATATCAACCAGGATGCGGCCGGCGAATGGGCCAATACCAACTGCTTTGCCGCCGCCGACGGCTTTCGGCAGATGGGCTGGGAAATCGTGCCCTTCCACCGCTTTAGCGAGCTGCCCAATACCGAGCCGGACGATATTGTCGTCAGCCATATCGACGACGTGGAAGGCGCCCTGCGGGCCCTGGGCTGCGCCGTGCCGCCCGCCCTGGATTACCCGCAGGAGCTACTGCCGTTTCTGGGGCGGCGCCTGTGGCAGTCTACCATCAACGAGGTAGCGGCCGACCCTTCGCAGTGGCCGGTATTCGTGAAGCCCATGCTGGCCCGCAAGAAGTTTACCGGCGTGCTGGTGCGCCACTTCCGCGACCTGCTGGGCTGCGGCGACCAGGCCGAAAATACGCCCGTGTGGTGCGCCGAGCCGGTGCAGTTCGTGGCCGAGTGGCGCTGCTTCGTGCGCTACGACGAGGTGCTGGCCGCCCAGCCCTACCGCGGCGACTGGCGCGCCTACTTCGACCCCGGCGTGGTGGAAGCCGCCGTGGCGGCTTATCCGGCAGCCCCCAAAGCCTACGCCCTCGATATTGGCCGCACGGCCGCCGGCGCCACCTTAGTCATCGAAGTCAACGAGGGCTATTCGGTGGGCAGCTACGGGCTGCCGCCGCTGCGCTACGCCAAGTTTCTGAGTGCCCGCTGGGCCGAGCTGACCGGCACCGCCGACGCCTGCAACTTCTAAGGTGGCCCGGCGCTATGCCTTCCAAACCGCTGGCCGCCATCCTACGCCCGTAGGATGGCCTTCCAAACGTTTGGCAACGAGTTTACGCCCGTAAGATGCCTTCCCAAACGTTTGGAAGACGAGTTTACGCCCGTAAGATGGCCTTCCAAACGTTTGGCAACGAGTCTACGGGCGCAGGGGAGCCTGCCAAACGTTTGGCCGCGGGTCTACGCGCGTAGCATGCCCTTCCAAACGTTTGGAAGGCGGCCCTACCGCCGTGCTTTTTCGTTCGATAAACTCCTGATAGCGAATCCGATATTTTTCTACCTTACCGGCTCAACCATATTCCTCCCATCCTATGTTTTTACCCTTCTTAAAGAATCCGTTTGCTAGCAAAAACCTGAGCCGCGACAATTTCCGCGACCTGCTGCAGGGCCACCTCAGTCGCCTGACCAGCCAGAACAAGGCGGGCCGCTACTCGGCCATGATTAGCAGTCTGCAACCCCACCAGGCGGCCTACCACGCCCTGCTGGGCGCGCAGGACGAAAACCTGGGCCAGCGCCTGGGCAAAACCGACACCGTGGAAGAGCTGCTGGCCGAGTTTAAGAGCTTTGCCAAAGAAGAATTGATCCTAGAAGTAGAGTACCAGTTTAAGCGCAAAAAGCCCAACTCCGAAGCCCTGACGGCCTTTCTGCCCCGGGGCCGCAAGGAGTACAGCGCGGCTACGCTGCTCACCCTGCCCACCCTGCTCCAGCGCACGGCCACCCTCACCGCCCAGTATAAGGACGACCTGGGCCAGGCCCTGGCCCAGCGCGCCGCCACCCTGCAAGCCGCTTACACCACCGCCCGCGACGACCAGGGCGAGGCCAAAGGCGACGTGCAGGGCGACTCCAAGGAAGAGAAAAAGCTCCGCAAAGCCACCGCCCGCCAGCTTAAGCTCAATTTGCTGGACCAGGTGAAGCTCCACATCGACGAGCCCGAGGCCGTGCTGGCCCTGTATGACCCCAAGTGGTTCACGAAGCCGGCCAAGGCCTCTGAGAAAAAGTCGAAACAGCCGTAGAACGATGTAGAGACGCAACCTTGCGTCTCATCGTTGAACGACAATCGTCTGGTAAACAACATCCGCAACGATTGAGACGCAAGGTTGCGTCTCTACCCCGTGCTGCTAACTCAAAGGCCGCCGCTGGATTCAGCGGCGGCCTTTTGCGTGCGGTTGGCCCGCCGGAACGTAGCGCGAACTTTGTAGTTCGCGTGGCTGAACGATAATCGTTGCAGCGGCGCGGGGTACGCGAACTACAAAGTTCGCGCTACTGGTCGCGCTACGGCCCGGGGGCCTACCTCCCCCAGAAAGGCTACCTTCGCAGCACCCAATTTTCCCACCCACCCAACCTTTTCCCGTCATGACCAACCGTCAAGACCATGCCCACATCAACGGGCAGCCGCTCCACCCCGAGAGTTTGATGATGAGCTACGGCTACACCCCCGCCTGGAGCGAAGGCGCCATCAAGCCGCCCATTTTCCAGACCTCAACTTTCGTCTTTAAGAACGCCGAGGAGGGCAAAGCCTTTTTTGAATTGGCCTACGGGCTGCGCCAGGCCAACCCCGACGAGGAAATGGGGTTGATTTATTCCCGCCTCAACAACCCCAGCCTCGAAATCCTGGAGCACCGCCTCACCCTCTGGGACGGGGCCGAGGAAGCCGCGAGTTTCGCCTCGGGCATGGCCGCCATCAGCACCACCCTGCTGGCCCTGCTCCAGCCCGGCGACGTGGTGCTGCACTCCGAGCCCGTGTACGGCGGCTCCGACTTCTTCCTCAAGAACGTGCTGCGCAAGTTCGGCATCGAGGCCCAGGGCTTTTTGCCCACCGCCACGCCCCAGGAACTCGAGGCCCAGGCCGCGGCCATTGCCCCCGGCCGCCTGGCCATGATCTTCGTCGAGACGCCGGCCAACCCCACCAACCACCTCGTGGACCTGGAAGCCTGCGCCGCCCTGGCCCGCAAGTATGGCAGCCCCGACAAGCCCGTGCGCCTCGTGGTCGATAATACCTTCCTGGGCCCCGTGTTCCAGCACCCCCTCAAGCACGGCGCCGACGTGGTCCTGTACTCGGCCACCAAGTTCCTGGGCGGCCACTCCGACCTGATTGCGGGGGCCGCGCTGAGCAGCAAAAGCCTGATGAAGGAAATCAAGGCCATGCGCACCTTTATGGGCACCATGTGCGACCCCAACACCGGCTGGATGCTGATGCGCAGCCTCGAAACCCTGAAGCTGCGCATGGAGCGCGCCGCCACCTCGGCCCAGGTTATTGCCGACTGGCTCCGGGCCCACCCCCTGGTAGCGCGCACCTACTACCTGACCCACCTCGAGCACTGCCCGGCCCAGCAGGACATTTACCGCCGCCACTGCCTCTCGCCCGGCTCCATGATTTCGTTCGACATCCGGGGCGGCGAGGCCGAGGCGTTCCGCTTCCTCAACGCCCTGAAGCTGATCAAGCTGGCCGTGAGCCTGGGCGGCACCGAAAGCCTGGCCGAGCACCCCGCCACCATGACCCACTCCGACATTACCCCCGCCGACCAGCTCGAAATGGGCATCACCTCGCAGATGATTCGCCTCAGCATCGGGGTGGAAGACCCGCAGGATTTGATGCTGGATCTGAGCCAGGCCTTTGCGGCCGTGGGCCTGCCCAAAGAGGTGCGCGTGGCCGAGCTGGCGTAGAAGCATTGCCTACCATGGGCCCAAAAGCCCGCCGCTGGACGTCAGCGGCGGGCTTTTTTGTTTGCAATTGCTGGAATAAGTGGCTTTCTTTCAAAAATATCCACTCCGCCCTATATGGACAGCACTTCGGCCTCCACCTTTGCTATTGACCTCGCCCTGGCCCAACCCGGGCCCGGAGCCACAGCCCACACCCCCGGACACGGCCCGACCACCTGCCTGAACTGCGGCACGCCGGTGCCCGAGCGGTTCTGCGGGCACTGCGGGCAGGATGCCCACCATACCCACCGCCTCAACCTGGCCCACATGCTGCACGAGATTCCGCACAGCATCTGGCACGTGGACAAGGGCATTCAGTACTCGCTCTGGAACGTGCTGACCCGCCCCGGCCCCACCATCCGGAGCTACCTGGCCGGGCAGCGCAAGTACCACTTCCCGCCCCTGTCCCTGCTGCTGCTCGTGACCGGGACCTTCGCCTTTGTTTCCGCCGTGCTGCACATCGACATGATGCCGCCCCGCGACCCGGCCATGCCCGAGGCCATGTGGCAGATGCAGAAGGACGTGACCAGCTTTATGGCCAAATACATGAGTTGGGTGTACGTGGCGCTGGTGCCGGTAATAGCCGCCTTTGCCCGCCTGTTTCTGCGGCGCGGCGGCTATAATTACGCGGAGTGCCTGGTCATTGCAGCTTTTATCACGGCGGTCTGCAACTTCCTGACTCTGCTGTCCCTGCCCATTATATATTTCTACTCCGGCACGGCGCAGGTGCAGCAGGTGACCTACCTCGTCTCCGCCATCAGCCTGGGCTACGCTACCTGGGCCTACGGCTCCATGCTGGCCCATACCGGCCTGGGCCTGGTGGGGCG
Proteins encoded in this region:
- a CDS encoding SDR family oxidoreductase; translation: MTRKNIWFVTGASKGLGLTLVQHLLAHGYAVAATSRNLSELQQAAPPDTPNFLPLHMDLSSEQSVRQAIAQAISTFGRLDVVVNNAGYGQLGALEELSDQEARQNFDVNVFGVLNVLRAATPHLRAQGGGRVLNISSIGGFSGAFPGWGVYCATKFAVDGLTESYAEEVRPFGIHVTTVKPGYFRTSFLAPGSMGRPAAPIGAYQAVRDSQLLHEQQINGNQPGDPTKAAAVLLALSEADNPPVHLFLGEDAYQTARQKIEAVQHDMQQWQARATATGFASGAL
- a CDS encoding N-acetylmuramoyl-L-alanine amidase family protein, with the protein product MLLRTVYLLLVLLGLLTAPAFAQTSYRRVKARNGDGVETLLLRHGLNPRRYGAAFKQLNQKNLTRRHGLITGRTYVLPKPLAARKTTARKAPASNTTARRTRLATEAPVVVSKTPISNAALFGPRYNVARAASGPLRGAVYYLSSGHGGPDPGAIGQYGSYKLAEDEYAYDVTVRLARVLLSYGALVYVMVQDPNDGIRDENVLPMDYDEVQYPNLRIPLSQVQRLRQRIAQVNKLHARHKGAYQRLLALHVDSRSVGQNIDVFFYHHPTSATGLRLAKNIHKVFTNRYKRAQPNRPYSGNVSERGTLYEVRNSHAPAVFMELGNIRNQKDQRRFVVADNRQALANWIAEGLIADYRGKQ
- a CDS encoding ATP-grasp domain-containing protein, giving the protein MRAYINQDAAGEWANTNCFAAADGFRQMGWEIVPFHRFSELPNTEPDDIVVSHIDDVEGALRALGCAVPPALDYPQELLPFLGRRLWQSTINEVAADPSQWPVFVKPMLARKKFTGVLVRHFRDLLGCGDQAENTPVWCAEPVQFVAEWRCFVRYDEVLAAQPYRGDWRAYFDPGVVEAAVAAYPAAPKAYALDIGRTAAGATLVIEVNEGYSVGSYGLPPLRYAKFLSARWAELTGTADACNF
- a CDS encoding cystathionine gamma-synthase family protein, whose product is MTNRQDHAHINGQPLHPESLMMSYGYTPAWSEGAIKPPIFQTSTFVFKNAEEGKAFFELAYGLRQANPDEEMGLIYSRLNNPSLEILEHRLTLWDGAEEAASFASGMAAISTTLLALLQPGDVVLHSEPVYGGSDFFLKNVLRKFGIEAQGFLPTATPQELEAQAAAIAPGRLAMIFVETPANPTNHLVDLEACAALARKYGSPDKPVRLVVDNTFLGPVFQHPLKHGADVVLYSATKFLGGHSDLIAGAALSSKSLMKEIKAMRTFMGTMCDPNTGWMLMRSLETLKLRMERAATSAQVIADWLRAHPLVARTYYLTHLEHCPAQQDIYRRHCLSPGSMISFDIRGGEAEAFRFLNALKLIKLAVSLGGTESLAEHPATMTHSDITPADQLEMGITSQMIRLSIGVEDPQDLMLDLSQAFAAVGLPKEVRVAELA
- a CDS encoding DUF3667 domain-containing protein; its protein translation is MDSTSASTFAIDLALAQPGPGATAHTPGHGPTTCLNCGTPVPERFCGHCGQDAHHTHRLNLAHMLHEIPHSIWHVDKGIQYSLWNVLTRPGPTIRSYLAGQRKYHFPPLSLLLLVTGTFAFVSAVLHIDMMPPRDPAMPEAMWQMQKDVTSFMAKYMSWVYVALVPVIAAFARLFLRRGGYNYAECLVIAAFITAVCNFLTLLSLPIIYFYSGTAQVQQVTYLVSAISLGYATWAYGSMLAHTGLGLVGRLLRGFFPFVLGVFLPSMLAGMLAVGLNWDAFKKNAQEQQRLQQQQAKPAVPAH